Proteins encoded within one genomic window of Spirochaeta isovalerica:
- a CDS encoding cation diffusion facilitator family transporter, producing the protein MHNTHSAAKSKERLIQANKTTAVGAIINIFLSMIKIVAGILGHSQAMIADGIHSLSDLGTDIVVIVGMFIASRPKDESHNYGHGKYETLSALIIAILLSIVGLGIGYSGVTSAMGIFQGRLIIKPHIVTLLSALISIIVKESLFRYTIKKGKKINSSAVIANAYHHRSDAFSSLGAAAGISGAILMGDKWVILDPVACVIVSFFIIKEALHIGKNSINELLEVSLPVEIQNEILNIAASVPEVQQPHNLKTRRIGNISAVDMHILLDSEISIEHGHSIAHKVEEAIKEELGDDMIFSIHIEPNH; encoded by the coding sequence ATGCATAATACACATTCAGCTGCCAAATCTAAAGAACGTTTAATCCAGGCAAACAAAACAACCGCGGTCGGAGCGATAATCAATATCTTCTTAAGTATGATTAAAATCGTTGCCGGCATTCTCGGACACAGCCAGGCTATGATAGCCGATGGTATTCACTCTCTCTCAGATCTTGGTACAGATATAGTCGTCATTGTCGGGATGTTTATAGCATCCCGGCCCAAAGATGAGTCCCACAATTACGGACATGGTAAATATGAAACACTTTCCGCTTTGATTATTGCGATTCTGCTTTCAATTGTCGGTCTGGGAATCGGATATTCCGGTGTTACCAGCGCAATGGGTATTTTTCAGGGGCGTCTGATCATAAAACCTCATATTGTTACGCTCCTATCAGCTCTCATTTCCATAATCGTAAAAGAAAGCCTTTTCCGCTATACAATAAAAAAAGGCAAAAAGATAAACAGCTCGGCGGTTATTGCCAATGCCTATCACCACAGATCCGATGCGTTTTCTTCACTGGGAGCGGCTGCAGGAATCAGCGGAGCCATACTCATGGGTGATAAATGGGTCATTCTGGACCCGGTCGCCTGTGTGATCGTAAGCTTCTTTATCATTAAAGAAGCGCTGCATATTGGAAAAAACAGCATTAATGAGCTTCTGGAAGTCTCTTTGCCTGTGGAAATCCAAAATGAGATACTGAATATCGCCGCCTCTGTTCCGGAAGTACAGCAGCCGCATAATCTGAAGACACGGCGCATCGGCAATATATCGGCTGTGGATATGCACATTCTTCTGGATTCAGAAATCTCCATCGAGCATGGGCATTCCATCGCACATAAAGTGGAAGAGGCGATTAAAGAGGAACTGGGCGATGATATGATCTTTTCCATACACATCGAACCGAACCATTGA
- a CDS encoding helix-turn-helix transcriptional regulator, translating into MPGEPVLSSGRWRRDNGTGFCNRPDRYYVEYITGVRISAAKEMLVRGEGKIYEISEKLGFESPYYFSKVFKKTEGVSPREYLQNV; encoded by the coding sequence ATGCCCGGGGAACCAGTTCTGTCTTCTGGCCGATGGAGAAGAGATAATGGAACAGGTTTTTGCAACAGACCCGACAGGTACTATGTGGAGTATATCACCGGCGTAAGAATCTCCGCGGCGAAGGAAATGCTTGTGCGGGGAGAAGGGAAGATTTATGAGATTTCCGAAAAACTCGGTTTTGAGAGCCCCTACTACTTCAGCAAGGTTTTTAAGAAAACCGAAGGAGTCTCCCCCCGGGAGTATCTGCAGAATGTATAG
- a CDS encoding SprT-like domain-containing protein, producing MSSMDLSKEYSILNRKIFDNSLPETIPVKWNNSRTNLGKTRISLNRDGTYDFAITISRFFLCSDKQYTETLIHEMIHVYMAVSGEFRKDGKIHGPLFKKHMNRINRDFPQFQITIKEEGRVNVDISKIPHQNGFLLCTGDRIFFNLLNKDIDESIRKQVIRQIPLAYRIKQGDLYFFQGRYSQLATVPVRRNVKTFIGKLQYLRDRDSMESLRDSILQNHQLHIPLQKKKGMLWNIASF from the coding sequence ATGAGCAGCATGGATTTATCAAAAGAATACAGTATCCTGAACAGAAAGATTTTCGACAATTCTTTGCCTGAGACCATACCGGTAAAGTGGAACAACTCACGTACCAATCTCGGAAAAACAAGAATTTCCCTCAATAGAGACGGGACTTATGATTTCGCAATAACCATAAGCCGTTTTTTTCTATGTAGCGATAAGCAGTATACTGAAACCCTTATACACGAAATGATTCATGTCTATATGGCTGTCTCCGGAGAATTCAGGAAAGATGGTAAAATCCACGGACCGCTTTTCAAAAAGCATATGAATCGTATCAACAGAGATTTCCCTCAATTCCAAATAACTATAAAAGAGGAAGGCCGGGTGAATGTTGATATCAGTAAGATCCCCCATCAGAATGGTTTTCTTCTCTGCACCGGGGACAGAATATTTTTTAATCTGCTTAACAAAGATATCGATGAAAGCATTCGCAAACAGGTTATCAGACAGATCCCCCTTGCCTACAGGATAAAGCAGGGAGATCTCTATTTCTTTCAGGGACGCTACAGTCAGCTTGCCACAGTGCCTGTCAGAAGAAACGTGAAAACTTTTATCGGCAAACTGCAATACCTGAGGGACAGGGACTCGATGGAAAGCCTGAGAGATTCCATCCTTCAGAACCATCAGTTACATATTCCTTTGCAGAAAAAAAAAGGGATGCTATGGAACATCGCTTCTTTCTGA